Proteins from a single region of Gossypium arboreum isolate Shixiya-1 chromosome 1, ASM2569848v2, whole genome shotgun sequence:
- the LOC108481878 gene encoding increased DNA methylation 1-like — protein MSVGEGELGEGAVHKKGCSGRPKNSKAKSHLWAKDRVFRYAHENGKQEVRYQFPNVKLYHSLKTACKSFIDDGTMGNLEPKQPQKRKCLGPKTQPLSPKRSKKVKKQENRISDRKPRTDLSWLIDNKAVSILEKVYYRSKTGTPLIKGRITRDGIQCLCCFKVFALTAFEVHAGSTNRKPAANIILDDGTGRSLSDCQRQVRLSTCSSIVDNPNSKTAKFNSIEHENDEACSICCYGGELICCEYCPSAFHMNCLGLNEVPDGNWFCPSCCCGICGIGYLREKSFRTCHQCELKFHMDCLSLKSYENMVLLCSQKCKKVFYGLQKLTGKPIPVGNNVTWTLLKSDHHGAENYSKSRVALKVMHECFEPTKNDETGRDVVEDVVFSRVSKLKRLNFKGFYRVIVEEKEDVVSVATLRVYGNWVAEMPLVATSFRHRRRGLCRLLVD, from the coding sequence ATGTCTGTAGGTGAAGGTGAACTAGGTGAAGGAGCTGTTCACAAAAAAGGTTGTTCGGGTCGACCGAAGAACTCCAAAGCCAAAAGCCATCTTTGGGCTAAGGATCGGGTTTTCAGGTATGCCCACGAAAATGGAAAACAAGAAGTGCGGTATCAATTCCCCAACGTAAAACTTTATCATTCACTGAAAACGGCTTGCAAAAGCTTCATCGACGATGGAACAATGGGAAACTTGGAACCCAAGCAACCTCAAAAACGAAAGTGTTTGGGTCCAAAGACTCAACCGCTATCACCGAAAAGAAGCAAAAAGGTGAAGAAACAAGAAAATCGAATTTCTGATCGTAAGCCTCGAACTGATCTCTCTTGGCTGATAGATAACAAGGCTGTTTCGATACTGGAAAAGGTGTATTACCGTAGTAAGACCGGGACTCCATTGATAAAAGGTCGGATAACTCGTGATGGGATTCAATGTCTTTGTTGTTTCAAGGTCTTCGCTCTCACCGCCTTTGAAGTTCATGCTGGGAGTACCAATCGGAAGCCAGCCGCTAACATAATCTTGGACGACGGTACTGGCAGGTCACTTTCCGATTGTCAACGACAAGTTCGTCTTTCAACATGTTCTTCTATTGTAGACAACCCTAATTCTAAAACTGCGAAGTTCAATTCAATTGAACATGAGAATGATGAAGCGTGCTCCATTTGTTGCTATGGGGGAGAGTTAATTTGCTGTGAGTATTGCCCTTCAGCTTTCCACATGAATTGCCTTGGCTTAAACGAAGTTCCCGATGGCAACTGGTTTTGCCCATCCTGCTGCTGTGGAATCTGTGGCATTGGGTATTTAAGGGAGAAAAGTTTTCGTACTTGTCATCAATGTGAGCTTAAGTTCCATATGGATTGCTTGAGCTTGAAGAGTTACGAAAACATGGTATTATTATGTAGCCAGAAGTGTAAAAAGGTCTTTTATGGTCTGCAAAAACTTACAGGGAAGCCAATACCAGTGGGAAACAATGTGACATGGACATTATTGAAATCTGATCATCATGGTGCAGAAAATTACAGTAAGTCAAGGGTTGCACTAAAAGTTATGCATGAGTGTTTCGAACCAACCAAAAATGATGAGACGGGAAGAGATGTGGTCGAAGATGTGGTTTTCAGCCGAGTCTCAAAGCTGAAACGATTGAATTTCAAAGGATTCTATAGAGTGATTGTGGAGGAAAAGGAGGATGTGGTTTCAGTGGCCACTCTGAGGGTGTACGGTAACTGGGTGGCTGAAATGCCCCTTGTCGCCACCAGTTTCAGACACCGCCGCCGCGGATTGTGTCGACTTTTGGTAGATTAA